TAGTAAGTCAATTCATTTCACTGATCAAGGATACGTCTTTAGCAACAATCATTGTGGTCCCAGAATTGATGCAACATGGTCAAGTAGTTTATGGACAGAATCCAAACTACATTATTCCAGTCTTCGTGATGATGGCAATAATGTACTTCGTAGTCTGTTACGCGCTATCGCTCTTATCAAAATATATTGATCATAGAATGGCATAAAATAAAATATTTATTGACAGATGAAAAAGAACCGTTTATAGTGAGTGTCAATCAAATAAACAAATATAAGTGTCTGAATCAAGTAGTAATGTATCTGAGTGTAAGAAAGCCGGTGGTTGATGCGAATCGGTCAGGGTGCAGTTATGAAATACCAGACATGACTTGGATTTCCAAGCGGAAGAAGAGAGCCGTTATTTCTCGTAGAGTGGAGTAAGTGCTTTTTTTGAAGTACTTCTCAAGCTGGGTGGTACCACGGTAAATCGTCCCTGTTGCATTTATGCAGCAGGGACTTTTTTTCTACCAAGGGGTAAGAGATATGATGATAAACACATGTGGGGGCAATCCTCGATATTGGATCTTCGATTTTAAATAAAAACAAATTGGAGGATTCATTATGAATAAGAGTAAAAAGAGCATTAACTTTAAAGAAGCCATTGCAATACTGATTGTGATGCTAATCATCTTAGGAACTGGAGTCATCAAATTTGGTCTGTCGCCACAGACACCAGTTTTAGTCGTTATCGGCTTATTAGTTTTATGGGCCAAAGTTCGTGGAAGTAATTGGGATGAAATCTCTGATGGAATTGTTGATGGAGTTAAAAATGGAATTGTTCCTATTTTCATTTTTATCTTAATCGGAGCTTTGATCGGTACCTGGATTGCTGCTGGTATTATTCCATCAATGATGGTGGCTGGCTTTCATATGATTTCAATTCGTTGGTTTGTCCCATCAGTTTTCCTAGTTTGTGCACTGATTGGAACCTCAGTCGGAAGTGCCTTTACAATCATTTCAACCCTAGGGATTGCATTGTTCGGTATGGGTCAAACTTTAGGAATGAATCCAGCATTAGTAGCTGGTGCAATTATTTCTGGCGCAATTTTCGGTGATAAAACTTCACCGCTTTCAGATTCAACTAACTTAGCCGCTGCCATTGCAGAAGATGATTTATTTGCTCACATTAAAAATCTAATGTGGACTACGATTCCCGCTTTTCTGATTTCATTAGCATTATATGCAGTGATTGGAAATAGTGGTACGAATGCTAATTTAGGAAAAATTGATACAACTTTAAATACTTTAAATAATAATTTCGTAATTTCATGGTGGTCAATTCTACCTATTGCTTTATTGTTTATCTGTGCAGTTAAAAAGGTACCAGCTATTGCCACTTTGCTTTTAAATATTACAGTCACAGTTGGGATGATCTTCATTGAGAAACCTAATACACCAGTAAAAGATATTGCAGGATTTATTGAAAATGGTTTTGTTTCAAAGACTGGAAACGCCAGTGTTGACCAATTATTGACTCGTGGTGGAATCTCTTCAATGATGGGTACAGTTTCATTGATTTTTCTAACATTATCCTTAGGTGGGCTATTAATGAAGTTTAATGTTATTCAAACAGCGATGGCTCCTTTAGCTGAGAAATTAAAGACACCAGGATCAGTTGTGACAGCAACGATTCTATCCGGAATCGGAGTTAACATTTTTATCGGCGAACAATACTTATCAGTTATTTTACCCGGTAAGGCATTCAAAGGGACTTTCAACAAACGTGGTTTGGACAATTTAGCTTTAAGTCGAGTCTTGGAAGATGGTGGAACTGTAATTAACTACTTAGTTCCATGGGGTGTTGCTAGTGCTTTTGCTGCCAATACATTAGGAGTACCAACATTATCATTCTTGCCATTTTGTTTCTTTAGCTTACTATCACCAATTCTTTCTATTATTAGTGGTTTCACTGGTATTGGTTTGAAGAAATTACCCGAAGAAAAAACAGCGAGCAGTGACGAAGTAGTTACAGCCTAAAATATCAAAAATGAAACATAATAAATGGACTAAGGCAATTAAAGTACGATTGCCTTGGTCCATTTGCTTTAATCGAAAAAACTACGTGAGCCTATAATTATTTTTATTTTTTACCCTAATTATTGGCACTTTGCCAACTTAGTCGTAACTTAGGACTGTTATGCTTAAAAAGACAAATGTTTAGGGAGATTATTATTATGAAAAAAATTAAAATAGCTATTTGGGGTATTAATGTTATTTTAATTGCGATTATTCTCTTTTTAGTTCTTGGAAAAGGCTATAAGAATAATAACAATGAAAATAATTATAAAACTTATACTGTTCAAAATGATGGTACTAATTATTTTAACGGAATCGTACAAGAGACTGACAAAAAAATTGTTAGTGACGAACCAAAATCAGAAGATGAAAGTCTAGTAGCAACGCAAGTTACTAACGGTGACAAAGTTACCAAAGGACAAGTGTTATTTACTTTTTATAAGAATATGAGTAGTGACATCAACAGCGTCAATACAGAAATTCATCAGGCACAATTGGCCATTCAAGAATATAATTCTTCTGAGAAGAAGACTGATGACCAGATTGAATTAAGTAAGAATCAAGAGATGTTATCTGAGGCTCAAGCCAAATTAACCAAATTGAATGAAACGCAAAATCGCCAAGTATTAGCTCCAATCAATGGAACATATTATAAGGATGATACAGGTCACAGTTATATTTATGGGGCACCAGTTATTCAAGGTAGTGTTAATGAATATAGTTTGGACAAAATTAAGGTTGGTGAAAATGTCACAGTTGTCAAGAATGATGGAACAAAGATTTCTGGCAATTATGATCAAAAGGATAGTATTCCTTACAGCACACGGAACGTTTCTTACTATCATTTCCGCGTCGCAACTGATGAAAAATTGCCATACGGGATGCATGTTCAAATTAAAAATGCGTCAGATGGCTATAAAATTCCAGAAAATACTGTTTGGTCAAAAGATACTGTTTATGTTTTGAAAAATAATAAGAAGTATAAACGTGTCGTAACGATGACTAAAAAAGGTCAAAACTATTACGTACTCGATGGAATCAAGGCTGGCGACAAGCTGGTTATCAAGTAAGGCGGTGAAATAATGCTTAAAGTTACTAATATTGGCAAAGCTTATGGCAAATTCACGGCACTGGAAGATATTAACTTAGAGGTAGCTGATGGTGAATTCTTAGCTATTATGGGACCTTCTGGCTCTGGTAAATCAACTTTGATCAACATTTTAGGATTATTGGATCAGAGTTATAGCGGCGAGTATTTGTTAAAAGGGAAAAATTATAAAGAGGTAAATGATAATCGGTTATCACAGATTCGTGGGGACCAATTAGGATTCGTGTTTCAGAATTTCAAATTATTAACGACTTATAGTGTGTATGAAAATATTGAAATTCCACTAGTCTATAGTAAAAAAGAACAACACAATAAACAGACACTAGTTGAAGACGTAATCAATAAGGTTGGATTAGCAGGCAAAGAAAGAAATCGTCCTTCTGAGTTATCTGGTGGTCAGCAGCAACGTGTTGCTATTGCTCGTGCAATTGTTAATCGACCTAATTTAATTATCGCAGACGAGCCGACAGGGGCCTTAGATTCGAAGACTAGTAAAGAGATCATGGATATCTTTACTAAATTGAATCAAGCTGGAACAACCGTCATTATGGTTACTCATGATAGCGAAGTAGCAAAGTACGCTATGCGGACAGTTTATATTCGTGATGGCCGTCTTTATAGCGATGCGGAAAGCGTGAAAAATCATGACTGAAAAAATTTTGATCGCTTTAAAATCAATTGGTAAAAATAAAAATCGAAACTTTCTAACGATGCTAGGAATTATTATTGGTATTGCTAGTGTTATTTGTATTTTAGCTATTGGAGATGGTTTTGCACACACGGTTACTAAAGGGATGGGAGATCACAACACCCATAACAAAGTGATCCTTCAATGGGAAGCCACTTCTGATTACAATACTGACGGTGGTTTCACTTCAAACGATGCGGCGGTCCTTGAAAAGATCCCTGGAGTCAATCGGGTCAAACTAACGAGCAGTATCGTTGAAGCTGGAGCTAAGGTTCAATACAAAACCAAGCATGTCTCGATAGGTTTGAATAAGCAACCGAAACATCTGAAGTTAATTAAGGGAAACTATTTCACGATGGATAATGCATCTAATGGAATTTATATTTCTCATGACTTAGCCCAAAAATTGTTTAAGAAAAATGCTCTCAATCGTTTAATATCGGTTGATGGAACTATCTTTGTAGTTCAAGGAATCTACAGTGCAAATGGGATGACTTATCGTCCTGATGCCTATGTTTCAAAAGGCATTTTTAAACAATTATTTGCCAGCCAGTTGTCACGTGATGAAGTTAAAATGTATATTCAACCAGACGCTAGTAAGAAGCGGATTGGTAAAGAAGCAGTAAAAAAGATGAAGAAAATGGGTGAACAAAAAGATACTGGACGCTATTCAGTTTCTAACCCTGATCAAATCAGTAAACAGTTTACCAAAATCTTAAATGGTATTACTTACTTTATTGCATTCATTGCCGGAATCTCGTTGTTAATTGCTGGTATTGGGGTCATGAATGTGATGTACATAACGGTGTCAGAACGCCGTAAAGAAATTGGAATTCGACGAGCCTTTGGGGCGACTGCTAGCGATATAAGAAATCAATTTCTTATTGAAAGTGTTGTTCTATGTATTATTGGGGGCTTGATAGGAATTGCTTTAGGATACGGATTAGTAGCCGTTATTAATGCATTTCTACCATTCAAAGCCGTTATAACGACCTATGCAATTATTTTATCGTTGTCAGTTTCAACTGCGGTTGGATTAGTGTTTGGATTCATTCCATCAAATAAAGCTGCAAAATCCGAATTAGTAGGTCTATTGAAAGAAGAATAGGGGAAAAAATGAAAAAATTATATAAATTAGATCGAATTTCCGTACTAGGGATCTTCTTGATCTATCTATTTATGACAATTATCAAAATGCTAGTCGCAGATCAAAATGTAGCGGAGATGCCACAGATGGGGAGATATTTGAAATTAGGAATTTTTGCCTTAGTAGCATTGATTGCGTTTGGTGTTTTTTATTGGGTCTATACTTTATTGCTAAAGAATAATGATCACTATAAAGTTACTTTGCTTGTTAATATGTCATTGTGTCTGGCTTTCGTAGCATTGTTAGGAACAATTGTGTACTTAATTGCAGGTAAAACTAATATCTGGGTCAGTGGTATCGTTGGAGCGATCGGATTCGGTGGCTTAGGTTTATTAAATTGGGAAAGTTTGGATGTGCCGCAAGCTGATAAGATTAAAATAAGTGTTCTAACTGTTATTGGATTTATTTTAACCTTAGTTTAAAAATCTTGATAAGTAGCGAATATAGAACAAGAGATAAATTTCCATCTAAAAAGGCCAATTCGTCAATCATTTTTGATTGCCAAATTAGCCTTTTTTGATACTTTAACTAAATTATTAATTATTCATCAATTCTGTAAGTAACTCTTTAGCCGATTCATGGAGACTGGCTTTAGATTTGTCATAACCTAAATGTGTATAGATTTCACCGACATAGATATTATCTTGATAAAGTTTATTAAAGACTTTATCAATTATAGGGCGAGTCTTCTCTTCTTCTTGTACTGGTCCAAATGGATTAGCAAAGAAGGTTGTGCTCATGCCAACTTCATCAGTTGTGCCAAGAGCTTTACGTTTACCAGCGATAAAAGTAGCCTTGGCTTTCTCTTCGTTAGGGAATTGATGCAAGCCAATCTCTGCATCGTAATTGTTAGCATAGACCCACATATCAATCGAATGATGTTCAACAACGTGTTTGTAAGTGTTAGCTGGAAGAATAACTCGAGCATTCTTCAATTCAGGATTTAGATAAATACCACGATCCATATTATTAAAAGCAACAGAACTGCTCAAATCGTCCAAGCGGACGAAAGCACCAGTCTCGGTACCTTGTGCGTAGACATTGCCTTGATCATCGAAAGCAAAACTACCCATATCATCGAAGATGGTTTCAATGTTGATAATTTTGTCGTCAGCAATCTCTTGTAAAGCTTCGATTGATTCAGATTTTCCAGCACCGGAATCACCGAAGAAGACAACTGATTTAGTCTTACCGTTAGAAAAGCTGATCTTAACCATAGAGCCATGAATAGGAAGACGATTTTCATAGATCATGTGCAAGTTGTGAAGTGTCAAACACATCTTCTTCATATAACCAAAGTAAGTCGTTTTATCGTTATAAGGTACTTCACCGACCCAAATATTGTTGTCAGTGTCGTGATAGTAGTGGCTAACATCGCCTTTGGTTTTGTTTAAACCAAAGAGTAAGATTTCATCGGGCTTTTGACCAGCGATACTATCTTTGTCGGCAACTTCAAAGAGATTAGCTAGAGCAATTCCACTGACGAAATAATCACGATGGAAGTAGATAAAGGCTAAGCTTTCACCAATTTTAGCAGGGAAGCAGTACCAATCTTTTTGATTACCATCGAATTTGTCAATCGGATTGTCGAAGACTTCGCTAAAGACACCTTCACGCTTATTACTCTTAGTGTGCATCATCATAGGTGGACGTAACATCAAGGTATCTAAGAAACGGATACTTTCGAGTGATTGATATTTTTGAGGTGTATTCCATTGGATTGATTGTGTTAGAACACAGGCATTAGTTCCAGCATTCACTTGACGATAAGCCTTATTAGTAAATCCCTGGAGTTTTTCTTCAATTGAACGATACATTTGGATG
This sequence is a window from Companilactobacillus alimentarius DSM 20249. Protein-coding genes within it:
- the nhaC gene encoding Na+/H+ antiporter NhaC; its protein translation is MNKSKKSINFKEAIAILIVMLIILGTGVIKFGLSPQTPVLVVIGLLVLWAKVRGSNWDEISDGIVDGVKNGIVPIFIFILIGALIGTWIAAGIIPSMMVAGFHMISIRWFVPSVFLVCALIGTSVGSAFTIISTLGIALFGMGQTLGMNPALVAGAIISGAIFGDKTSPLSDSTNLAAAIAEDDLFAHIKNLMWTTIPAFLISLALYAVIGNSGTNANLGKIDTTLNTLNNNFVISWWSILPIALLFICAVKKVPAIATLLLNITVTVGMIFIEKPNTPVKDIAGFIENGFVSKTGNASVDQLLTRGGISSMMGTVSLIFLTLSLGGLLMKFNVIQTAMAPLAEKLKTPGSVVTATILSGIGVNIFIGEQYLSVILPGKAFKGTFNKRGLDNLALSRVLEDGGTVINYLVPWGVASAFAANTLGVPTLSFLPFCFFSLLSPILSIISGFTGIGLKKLPEEKTASSDEVVTA
- a CDS encoding efflux RND transporter periplasmic adaptor subunit, which produces MKKIKIAIWGINVILIAIILFLVLGKGYKNNNNENNYKTYTVQNDGTNYFNGIVQETDKKIVSDEPKSEDESLVATQVTNGDKVTKGQVLFTFYKNMSSDINSVNTEIHQAQLAIQEYNSSEKKTDDQIELSKNQEMLSEAQAKLTKLNETQNRQVLAPINGTYYKDDTGHSYIYGAPVIQGSVNEYSLDKIKVGENVTVVKNDGTKISGNYDQKDSIPYSTRNVSYYHFRVATDEKLPYGMHVQIKNASDGYKIPENTVWSKDTVYVLKNNKKYKRVVTMTKKGQNYYVLDGIKAGDKLVIK
- a CDS encoding ABC transporter ATP-binding protein, giving the protein MLKVTNIGKAYGKFTALEDINLEVADGEFLAIMGPSGSGKSTLINILGLLDQSYSGEYLLKGKNYKEVNDNRLSQIRGDQLGFVFQNFKLLTTYSVYENIEIPLVYSKKEQHNKQTLVEDVINKVGLAGKERNRPSELSGGQQQRVAIARAIVNRPNLIIADEPTGALDSKTSKEIMDIFTKLNQAGTTVIMVTHDSEVAKYAMRTVYIRDGRLYSDAESVKNHD
- a CDS encoding ABC transporter permease, whose amino-acid sequence is MTEKILIALKSIGKNKNRNFLTMLGIIIGIASVICILAIGDGFAHTVTKGMGDHNTHNKVILQWEATSDYNTDGGFTSNDAAVLEKIPGVNRVKLTSSIVEAGAKVQYKTKHVSIGLNKQPKHLKLIKGNYFTMDNASNGIYISHDLAQKLFKKNALNRLISVDGTIFVVQGIYSANGMTYRPDAYVSKGIFKQLFASQLSRDEVKMYIQPDASKKRIGKEAVKKMKKMGEQKDTGRYSVSNPDQISKQFTKILNGITYFIAFIAGISLLIAGIGVMNVMYITVSERRKEIGIRRAFGATASDIRNQFLIESVVLCIIGGLIGIALGYGLVAVINAFLPFKAVITTYAIILSLSVSTAVGLVFGFIPSNKAAKSELVGLLKEE